A window of Solanum stenotomum isolate F172 chromosome 9, ASM1918654v1, whole genome shotgun sequence genomic DNA:
GGCCATCATAGATATTACATcgttataaatagtaatgtgtccacatgggcacatatatacctttaaaatacactattaaatagtggagggggtaaaaggtcatccataaagtttggtatcgtaactgtaatttcggccaaagttgaagtatttttcagactttttcccccattttttttatcacatttATTAATTCTACatgtaatttgaaataattatatattattttattgattaataATTCTATACAAGATTTCATGTTAGATACACTTAtcactatactaaaaatgaTTAATTCAATTAACGGTAATAGTttaattgtcgctaaatatGTCTTTTTAGTGGCATTTAATACTCTTTGTAAATTTCCCTAAAATCTATGATGACATTggatccaatgacaattaactgATGTCGGTAAATGTTTTAAAACTTTTTGTTAATCTACATATTTATAAAGTCATTTTTATAGTAGTgtatatacatgtatttttgctatcaAATACACTGTAAAATACGAAACATAaggagagagggagagaggttgtgtatctcagatacattcagatacatgcgaatcataTTAGGCACGTATATTTGTGATATCGGATACAttcaagatattttttaaaatacagaTTCATATGGAAAAAGGCGAACAAGAGAGGGAGAGAGGCCAACAAAAGAGGAGAGAGGCCAACaagagaggagagaggtgagtgtGATATGAAAGAAGCGAGCGGTAGAGGTGAGTGAGATATGAGAGAGGCAAGCGGTAGAGGTGAGTGAGATATGAGAGGCAAGCGGTAAAGGAGAGAGTTGAGTGAGAGAGTCTTagtgtatctcaaatacatgcGAATCCTATTCGAAACAGATTACACCTAATTTTAGCCCTATATATTCGAGATACATGCATTTGGACGCGCCACATACATGTATTAGGGGATCGAAATCCACacgaataataattttaaaaactcacaaaaaaacatataattaaacataaactagtgaaatttgtGTTGTTTGTCCTTAAAACTTGTCCGAAATGATATGAAAGGAAGCTTAGAGTGATCAAACTTATAATTGGGCccaaataacattaaaaattagtTGCTGACCCTTTATTTCACTTTCATCAAAAGAGGATGTATACGCCTTCTATATATACAAGTTAATTATGAACCAATTTTGTATAACTTCATTTTCATTGTTATAAATTATTGGTACACTGAGATTTCTCTTCGAAGTAAATTAAATTCAGCAGAATCGAAATTCAAGTCTCAATGTAGACATATTGTGTTAGATTCGATAAAACTTTTCTATTTTctgctttcatttttagtatacAATAAAACGTTAATTGAAAAAgttaaggaaataaaaatatttcgagaaattttctcaaaaatgtgACTGTTCCGACTAATTCTGAAAATAACCAAAATGCTGTTTTCTAGTTTCAAATAAAAACAGATAACACATGATATACAGTAAAACTATTGAAGTTGACACTTCCATGATATATACAAGTatacaattttgtttttgaCAGTTTCACTGTCTCTGAACAACAGTTTTCTTCGCTTTACGAATTGATTTGTCAGATGATAACTcaactattatttattattttaaaaagtcatttttttattgaagaaaGTTAGAATCAATGTAATTTTTTGAGATAATAACTATAATTGATTGATCATCTAAGAAAAATCAACCTAGTACGACAGTATAGTTACCTACtataacacacacaaaaaacaATTACTAGTAATCATTGTGAATTTGTGATAGTATAAGTGTATCGTGGATACAGTAAATTGTTTTGTAATGTATTACAatatattataaagaaaaaaagggtaTAGGGTAAAGTTATTATACAAAAAGTAAGATAAaagataagataaaataaaatattaaataataaataataaaataaaaagaaagaaaaaaagattacgACGCAACCAGATGTTTTAAAATTGATTGAGAATGAATCAATATTCTCTAATTAGTCAACACTGAGTTAATTAACGACATATAATTAAGGTATCTTACCAcgttgtgtgtgtatatatttatCTAATAATGATACTTTTTAACCACGATCTAtttgtatgtttttaaaaatattttaaattgttaattctgttgtaaatcattttggtggttaaatggatgaccataactccttggTTAATTTCCCTCCTTTATGAgtagtaatgttgttgataatgtggtcaaatggatgaccataactcctaggttaatttcatcctttattggtagtaatgttgttgataatatGGTTAAttggatgaccataactcctaggtttATTTCCTCCTTAATGGGTAGTAATTCTCAAGGTTTAATGTAATGTTTATGACACCTTTTGGTATTCCTCAATGTaatcctataaatagtggtgttgagaataatgttgaatacacttgaaagaaagaatgttagtttatattgttcctcttgtcttatagtcttcttctcttcctctttatattgttcttttgtccttaagttttacaacacgttatcagcacgaaaCTCTAATATCATTTCGATTTTTCCAAGTTAAGCTTCTGGTATGTATTCATATACTTAATTCTCATTATTAATCACTCTAATATAATATACTACATATTATGAAATGATTAGGTGTTAAACAGTGTGTGTATATTTTTGGTAGTTAAACAATGGAAATATATAAGTCCAAAaagtttatgttattttaaattagttaaattttaattttgtctaGAAATTTTTCTAGAAATTATTTAAGTTATATGTTAGGCAGAATGTTCATTTAAATTTCTCGGAAGTTTGATACTAACACATTAAGTTACTAATTGATGTTACTTTATACAATAACATGTGTCATGTTATTAtcattgaaattattttttttttgttaattacttGTGTACTCACTATTTATTTTAgtctaatttaattattttctatgaTAGTTTTATCATGTCGAACTTATCAAAGCTTGAGTTCGTGGCACTTGACATTTCTGGAAATAATTACTTGTCATGGGTACTCGACGCTGAAATTCACCTTGACGCTAAAGGTCTTGGTGCCACTATTACCAACGGTAATACAACGTCGAGTCAGGACAAAGCAAAGGCAATGATTTTCCTTCGTCATCATCTGGATGAAGGATTGAAGGTTGAATACCTTACGGTGAAAGATCCACTTGAATTGTGGACTGGTTTGAAGGAAAGGTATGACCACCTTAAGGCAACGGTATTGCCAAGGGCTCGTTATGAATGGATTCACTTGCGGTTACaagattttaaaactatatgTGAATATAATTCTGCTGTATACAAAATTACTTCCCAATTAAAATTATGTGGGGAAGATATAAAAGATGAGGACATGTTGGAAAAGACTCTCACAACTTTTCATGCCTCAAATTTGGTATTACAGCAGCAATACCGTGAAAGGGGATTCAAAAAGTATTCTGAGTTGATCTCATGCCTTCTTGTGGCTGAGCAACATAATactcttttattgaaaaatcATGAGGCCCGTCCCACGGGAACTGCTCCGTTACCGGAAGCAAATGAGGTTGAAGCACATGGCCAGTCTGaaagaagacaaaataaaaatcaaggcCAAAATAATGTGCGTGGACGTGGCAATGGCAGAGGACGATATAATAATCGTCGTGGTGGTGGTCGCCACAAAAGGGAGAACAATATGGGTTCTCAAAGCAATCCTTCAAGAGGCAATTGTCATCGTTGTGGCTTGAAAGGGCATTGGAAGAATGAATGCCGAGCAGCTGAGCATTTTGTTAGGCTTTATCAAGATTccttgaaaagaaaaggaaataaaaatggtGCATCTTCTTCTAATGCTAGGGTGGAG
This region includes:
- the LOC125876097 gene encoding uncharacterized protein LOC125876097 codes for the protein MSNLSKLEFVALDISGNNYLSWVLDAEIHLDAKGLGATITNGNTTSSQDKAKAMIFLRHHLDEGLKVEYLTVKDPLELWTGLKERYDHLKATVLPRARYEWIHLRLQDFKTICEYNSAVYKITSQLKLCGEDIKDEDMLEKTLTTFHASNLVLQQQYRERGFKKYSELISCLLVAEQHNTLLLKNHEARPTGTAPLPEANEVEAHGQSERRQNKNQGQNNVRGRGNGRGRYNNRRGGGRHKRENNMGSQSNPSRGNCHRCGLKGHWKNECRAAEHFVRLYQDSLKRKGNKNGASSSNARVESHLTYKNDAEAGPSQKYDDNIEANLALKDDDFGDLDDITHLEVEDFFGDQN